ATCTGCACGGAGTCTCGCAGTTGAATGTGGGCAGGCCGGGAAAGTATTTGGTGAAGGTGCCGCAAGGAAGACAGATGGACGGAAATGTATTTCACCTGGGCACAGCAGTGAATCCCGAGGGGAACTCTGTAACGTTTAACTCGCAGTGTATGTTGCTGAACGGTAAGCCTGTGCTGCCGGTGATGGGAGAGTTCCATTTTTCCCGTTATCCCGAGGCCGAATGGCGCAATGAGCTCCTGAAGATGAAGGCCGGAGGGATAAATATTCTGGCTACTTATGTTTTCTGGATTCATCACGAAGAGGTGGAAGGAAAGTATAACTGGGCCGGACAGCATGATCTGCATCGGTTTGTGGAGCTTTGCAATGAGCTGGGCCTGTATGTGGTTCTGAGAGTTGGGCCCTGGTGTCACGGTGAGGTGCGCAACGGCGGCTTTCCTGAATGGCTGGTGAACGGTGGTTTTAAGCTGCGTGAGGATAATCCCCAGTATCTGGGTAAGTTACGGAACTGGTATGATCATATCTTTGAGCAGGTGAAGGGAATGATGTGGAAGGATGGCGGACCGGTAATAGGGGTTCAGCTGGAGAATGAATATGGTGGACGGTGGGAACACCTGATGACGCTGAAGAAGATGGTAAGGGAGATTGGCTTTGATGTGCCGCTCTACACAAGAACGGGATGGCCAAAGCTGAGTACGCCGGCTACTTTTGGCGAGATTATTCCGCTGTACGGCGATTATCCCGACGGGTTCTGGGACAGGTCGCTGAAGGAGATGCCGGGCGATTACGGCAAGAGCTATATTTTCCGTTCTTTCCGCGGATCAACGGTGATTGCCACTGAGCAGTTACCTAAGCAATCGGACAAGGACGACAGAGGTGATCTGGCTTATCCTTACCTTACCTGCGAGCTGGGTGGCGGAATGATGCCGAGCTATCACCGCCGCATAAGCATTGCTCCGATGGATGTCTATTCAATGGCTCTGGTACGTGTGGGGTCGGGCAGTAACCTGCCGGGGTATTACATGTATCACGGGGGAACCAATCCGGAAGGAGAGCTTTCTACGCTGAACGAGAAGCAGGCCAGTAGTCATACTTACTGGAACGATCTGCCGGTGAAATCGTACGATTTTCAGGCTCCATTGGGAGAGTTCGGACAGATGAACGGGCAGTATCATCTGCTTAGGCGGTTGCATCTGTTTTTGCACGACTTTGGTTCGGAACTGGCAACCATGGAGTCTGCATTTCCGGCCAATGCACCGACAGATTTTAAGACTGACTCGGTGTTGCGCTGGTGTGTAAGAAGTAACGGGCGCAGTGGTTATGTGTTTGTGAACAACTATCACAGACTGAAACCGCTGACTCCGAAAGAAGGTGTGCAGTTTGATGTTGATATGCCCGATGGCCGATTGACTTTCCCTTCGGCACCTGTAACCGTTCCTTCAGATTGCAGCTTCTTCTGGCCGTTTAACATGAAACTGAACGGGGCTTCGCTGGTCTATGCAACTGCTCAGCCCATCGCGAAACTGACCGATGGAAAGGAACTAACCGTGGTGTTTGCAAAGAGCGAAGGCATACCGGCTGAGTTTGCATTTGCAGGGAAAGGGGTGACTATTGTCTCTTCTTCCGTAAAGGCAAAGAGGGCAGGCGGACGTATCTGTTTTGCAGATGTGAAGTGTGGCACTGGCGCGGCCATTCGTCTGCGTGATGCATCGGGCACAACGATAAATGTTGTGGTGCTAAGCGATGCTGCTTCACTGACTTGCTGGAAGGCAAAGCTGGCAGGGAAGGATCGTTTGTTCATTTCCGTTGCAGGGCTAACGTGTGATGGCAACCGCTTGCAACTGGATACCCGGACTACCGACAAGGCTTCAGTGGATGTATATCCGGCACCGAAGAAACTATCAATGAACGGCACCCAACTAAATGGTACGTCAGATGGTTTGTTTACCCGTTATGACATAAAGCAACCCGATGTGAAGACGCTCACTCTCTCTCTTGAGCTGAAAAGAAAAGCCGGAGTAGCAAGGAAGATTGAGATGGGCAAGGCAAAGGTAGCCATGCAACCTGAAGATTCTGACTTTGAGAAAGGGGCTGCTGTGTGGTCGGTTAAGCTGCCCGAACAGATAAATCCGCAACGCGATCTTTACCTTCGCATTCCTTACGTAGGCGATGTGGCAAGGATTTATCTGGATGGTAAGTTGCTGACCGACAATTTCTATAATGGCAAACCATTCGAGCTTGGCTTGAAGCGCTATGCTCCGGATATTTATAGCAAAGAACTGACTATCTCAATCCTGCCTCTGAGTAAGGATGCACCTATCTATCTCCCCAAATCGGCTTGGCCCGACTTTAAAGGAGCAGAAAGCATAGTAACCTTGCCAAAAGTTGATGTGTACGAGAAGCAGCAGATTGTGCTTGTGGCGGAATAAAACTGGGATTTATAGTGAATACTATAACTGCTATATAAAAATCCTGCAATAAAAGGACGTATCACTACGCTACTTTTATTGCAGGATTTAAAACAAAAAACATTAACAACTCTACTCTCGGGAAAAACTAGTTAAAACTTAGTATCTGATTTGCAACTAAGCTAGATATTATATAAATGAAACATCCTGTCCATAAGCTTCCATTTCTCGGCGGATGAAGCTCCCGGCTCTGAGACCTGAAAGATGGACATGTATTCTTCCCATTCTGCCTGGAGAGGTAAGGCGGCCAGTTTGTTCATGGCCGAGTCCCAGTCGAAATCGAGTGGTGTTTCCACAATCATAAACAAGCGTGTGTCTAGTATATATATTTCCATTTCAAGGATACCTACCTCTTTGATTCCGTTACGAATCTCGGGCCATGCTTCAGCTTCGCTGTGTCTTTTTCTATATTCGGCAATCAGTTCGGGATCATCCTTCAAATCAAGAGTCTGACAATATCTCTTTATCGGTCCGTTATATTCCTGAACGCGATATCCTGTTTCTTTTGTTTCCATATTATTAATGCCTTAAGGTTAGTTATTAATCTTCAGAACCAGTGGCATGTTGTTTGGCTTCTGTTCTGGAATAGCAACGATGAGTCCGGTATTGTCACGGGTAAACGAAGCTTTTCTGCTTCCTAGCAACTGTACTTTCTTAATCTCCTTTTCATAGTTAGGAGAACCGGCAGCCAATGACTTGATAACAATTTTGCCATTCTCGGGCCATTCCATTACAATGGCATACAGTGTTCCGTCCTTCTCTGTGAAACGGATATCTTCAGCAGTGTATTTGTTCTTGCCTTCATTGAATCCTTGTGCATTCATCGGATTCTTTTTCTCGGCATCGGGACCTTCTCCAAAGGTAGTCCAGGGACGAGTACCGAAGATAGATTCCTTATTAATATCCATCCATCCTGCAATTCCTTCCAATACAGCCACTTCTTTATCGTCGATAGTTCCATCACCACGAACAGGGATGTTTAGCAGTAAATTACCGTTTTTACTTACTATATCAGCAAGCATTTGTATAACTGATTTGGCCGATTTATATCGGTTGTTATCGTAAATGGAACGATTATAATGCCAGCTTCCGATACAAGTACATGTTTGCCAAGGCTTTTCCTGCATCTTATCCGGAGCACCTCTTTCTACATCCCATACAAGGCATTCTTTTTGCTCGTCAGTTAGAATCTTCCCAAAGATAACAGCATTCAGTTTCCCTTTGTTTCTTTTCATGTTGCTGTTATAATAATGAGCAGCAATACGGAGTCCGGCGTCACTAATAGGCCATAGAGGCAGCGCTGTATCATCAAAATAGAGTAAATCGGGATGATACTTATTAATCATATCAACGGTTCTGTCATAGAAATTATCGCAATATTCCTTGCTGGGAACGGATGCACCATCTGCCCATTCCCATTGAGAATGGATGGCACCTGGATTTTGGTTTTTACTACTTAACTCATGATTCTGTGCATATAGTTCCTGCGGATCTAAACCATCCCACCATTGTCCTTTGCCATCTTTTTTAGTAAGTTTTCCATCATAAGGAACTCCGGCTAGAGGGCCTTGCTTGTCGGCTCCCTGAGATGTTTCGTACCATGTCCATGCATGAGAGGCATGAATACTAACTCCGAAAGGTAAACCGTTGTGTCTGGCAGCTTTGGTCCAGCCGTCAAGAATGTTTTTCTTAGGACCAATTTGGGTTGAGTTCCAGTTATGGTATTTGCTATCCCACAAGTCGAAATTATCGTGGTGATTACCCATTGCAAAGAAGTATTGAGCACCTGCACGCTTATACAGTTTCACAAGTTTTTCCGGATCCCAGTTCTCAGCTTTCCATTCATGGATAATATCTTTGAATCCGAACTTTGAAGGATGACCATACTTTTGAAGGTGAGATTTATATTGACCAGATCCCTCTTCGTACATGCCACGGCCATACCAGTCACCATCTTCCGGTTGACATTGAGGTCCCCAGTGGGCCCAGATTCCAAACTTTGCATTACGATACCATTCGGGTACTTCATATTGTTTCAGTGATTCCCATGTAGGCTGAAACTTTCCGGTCTGCATGGGCTCTTTTGCTGTACTGGCTGACTGACTGTTGTCTTGCGCAAAACTTGTCTGCCCAAAGAAGGCTGTAAATAAGGTAATGAATAAGATGTTTTTCATGTGTTTATTCTTATATGAAAAAGGTTTTATAAAATTGACTATTCTACAATTGCAAATATATAGAGTATGATTCTATTAATATTATACTATCCCGATAGATTATAACATTATTTCGATGTTTTGTTATTTTATGAAATGGGTGACTATCTATAACATAGCTATAAAAGGTGCTTGTTAATGCTTTCTGGTTGGCATTATTCCGATAAAAAATAATATTATTTCTATCTTTCCTGTTTAAATAGGAACAATATCTGAATTATTAAATTATCTTCGCTCAGGTGAAAAAGAAAAACGTATATGTCTAAAGAGAAAGAATGCTTAAACTTTACTTTGCTGAATATAGGGCATGCCGTTCATAATGCCGACTGGAACTGGAGTAATGTAAGTAGTCCGTTTACAAGGTTATATTGGGTGGAAGGTGGCAGTGCTAAGATTGTATTGCCCGAAGGTACTTATAATCTTACTCCCGGACATCTGTATCTGATACCTTCTTTTACGCTACACAGCTATGTGTGCGACGGATATTTCTCTTTGTACTATATTCATATCTACGAGGAACAGACAGACACGCTAAGTATCATAGAACAACTGAATATGCCTGTTGAGGTGGAAGCTGCATCTGTAGATGTTCAATTGGTGAAACGCTTGCTGGAGATAAATCCCGACCGTGAATTGAAACGCTATGATCCTTCGTTCTATGATAATTCCCAGACTCTGATGAAAAATATTTCAGAAAATGCGCAATTACCATATTATCTGATAATAGAGACGAAAGGGATTTTGCAACAGCTTTTCTCCCGATTTCTGAAAATGGCCGAGCTAAGGATAGAGGTAACCGATAACAGGATATTAAAGGCATTACGCTATATCCGGAAAAATATAGATAAGACAATAAATATCAATCAGCTGTCGGGCTTATGCTTTCTCACTGACGATCATTTTATCCGGCTTTTCAAGAAAGAGATGAAATGCACTCCAACGCAATACATTAATCAGAAGAAGATAGAAAGGGCTCAGGTAATGCTAATCATTGATGATTTGCCTATAAAGGAAATAGCCTACAATCTCTCTTTTGATAACATATCTTATTTTAATAAGCTCTTTAAAAGCTTAACAGGGCTAACGCCGGGCGAATATAAAAAAGGGTTGCACGTGTAAGTGATCTTTATTTCTTTCTCTTCATTGGAACAAACTGAACGCCTATAAGTGGGAACATTATCACCTTTCTGTTTATATCCTTGGTGAGAAGATAGAGCGTTTGTTCGGATACTCCAACGGGGATTACCATTTTTCCTCCGGGAGATAGTTGTTCTATCAATATTTCCGGAATATATGGAGGTGCTGCAGTTACAATTATCGCATTGAAAGGAGCCGCTGCTTCATACCCGTTATACCCATCGTCAAGAATGAAGTGAATGTTGTTATACATTTGTATAACCGGGTTAGCTTTTGCTATTTCATAAAGCTCCGGAATAATCTCCATGGTGTAGACTTCACCGGCAAGCTCGGCCAGAATGGCTGTCTGATATCCCGTTCCGGTTCCTATCTCAAGAACTCTGTCGGTTTTCTTAAGAGAAAGCAGCTCTGTCATCTTTGCAACAATATAAGGTTGTGATATTGTTTGACCGCAATAAGAGGGAAGCGCCTGGTCTGAATATGCATATTCGCAGAATTCCGAAGGCACAAAAAGATGTCTGGGTATTTTTTCAAGAGCGCACAGAAGGGCTTTGTTTCTTATCCCTCTGAACTCGATCTGCTCTTTTATCATCAAATGCCGTTCTTTGTCAGACTTTTCTTTGTTGTACTCAAGTGACATTGCAATACCCTCCTGAATTTAATGTGTCTATTATAATATAGAAACAATAATAATGCTTTGTTTGTTTCGTTTGATTGACTTTTAGATGCGTCCTTTCTGATAAAATGTTTGATAAAAGAATGCTGAAATTAATGAAGTAAAATCGACAAATCTGTCTTAATATTGACGATAGAAAGAGTAAAAGCACATATTGATTTTATTTTTCGTGCAATTCAGTTAGCAAAAAGACTTTCTATAAATAGTTGTCTGTATATGAGTGATATATCTTGATTTTGGTATGGCGGATAGCTCCTGACTTTATTAATGATGAAATGAAACGGATGAATGGTTTTTAAAATATCTTATTATAAAAGGTTATTCTTATAGCTTATTTTTCAAATCAATAAGATTTTTTTTATATTTGTCCATTATACCTAATAAATCCTTTAAATAAAGAAAAAGCAACATGAAAAAACTCTTTTCTATTCTTCTATTTTGCTCGTTTTTAACTCACGGGAATGTGCTGAAAGCGGGAAACTATGATCTTGTTCCTCTTCCAAACTCAATACAGAAGGCTGATGGACACTTTATGTTGAGTAATGAATGCGAATTTATCGTTCAGTCGGGTATTGACAGTAAGTGTGCAAAAGTAGCTGAAGACTTTGCAAAGCAATTGGGGCTGACTTCGGGCATTGATGTAAAAGTCAGTTCCACAGCAACTAAAAAGGCATCTGCTAATGCTATCTCTTTTATTATGAATAAAGCAATTCCTGCAGAAGGATACAAGCTTAATGTAAAGAGTGACAGGGTGGTGATTGAAGCATCTGCACCCGAAGGTTTCTTCCACGCCATTCAAACTGTAAAACAGTTGCTTCCGGTTGCTGTTTATGGAAAAGAGCTGGCTAAGGACCAGAAATGGGAACTCCCTTGCGTAGCAATTGAAGATACTCCACGTTTCAAATACAGAGGTATGCATCTCGACGTGTCGCGCCATTTCTTTGGTGTGGATGAGGTGAAGAAATACATTGATGTGCTGGCTGTTCATAAGCTGAACTATATGCATTTTCATCTGACAGACGATCAGGGATGGAGAATCGAAATTAAGAAATATCCAAAGCTGACTACTATAGGCAGTACCCGCAAGCAGACAATGATTAAGAAAGAGTGGGGGAACTTCGATGGCAAACCTTACGGAGGCTTCTACACTCAGGCCGAAATCAAAGAGATTGTGAAATATGCTCAGGATCGTTTCATTACTATCATTCCCGAGATTGATCTTCCCGGACACATGGTTGCTGCTTTGACTGCTTATCCGGAACTGGGATGTACCGGTGGTCCTTACAGCGTGTGGGGCGAATGGGGCGTTAACGATGATGTGTTGTGCGTAGGAAAAGAGTCTACATTTACTTTCCTTGAAAATGTACTGACTGAAGTTATGGAACTTTTCCCTTCAAAATACATTCATATTGGTGGAGACGAATGCCCTAAGGTACGCTGGGAAAAATGTCCCACATGCCAGGCAAAGATTAAGGAACTTGGTTTGACATCAGATGGTAAACACACGGCTGAAGCAAAATTGCAAAGCTATACAATGTCCAGGATGGAGAAGTTTCTGAACGACAAAGGTCGCAAGATAATTGGCTGGGATGAAATTCTGGAAGGTGGAGTTGCTCCTAATGCCACCGTAATGTCGTGGAGAGGAATACAAGGCGGAATTGAAGCTGCACAGCTGAAACACGATGTGATTATGACTCCGGTTTCTCATCTTTACTTTGATTATTACCAATCTCTTGATCCTAACGAACCATTTGGTATCGGAGGATTTACTAACGTTGAGAAAGTATATTCCTTTGAACCGGTTCCTTCTGAACTGACAAAGGAGCAAAGTAAATATATTATTGGTACACAAGCTAACTTGTGGACTGAATACGTTCTTTCCAATCAGCATCTGGAATACATGTTGCTTCCACGTCTTGCTGCATTGAGCGAAGTACAATGGACACTCCCTGAAAATAAAAACTATCCCGACTTCCTTACCCGTATCGGTCATATTGCAAATATCTATGATACAATGAGATTAAACTATGCCAAACATATTTTTGGAGTGAATGGTAAGTATGCTGTAAATACAGATAAAGGATGTGTAGAAGCTACATTGGATGCCATTGGTGATGCTCCTGTTTACTATACCGTTGACGGAACAGAGCCTTCTGTAAATAGCAGCAAATATACTTCACCCGTTGAGATTGGTCACTCTTGTACGCTCAAAGTAATGGTGGACAGAAGTAACATAAAGACTGGTAATTTAGAACAGCCATTTGCTTTCAGCAAGACTACTGCAAAGAAGGTGGTGCTTAATACAAATCCTAGTAAGAACTATACCTTTGGCGGTGCTTCTACATTGGTAGATGGTATTCGTGGTGGCAATAACTACCTATCCGGCATGTGGATAGGTTTTCTGGCAGAGCCGATGGATGTAACTATTGATTTGGCTGAAAGCACAAAACTATCGTCTGTTCGTGTGGGTACTTTAGCTGCTAAAGGAGACTGGATCTTCCCTCCGAAAGATATTGTAGCTTATCTGTCGGCTGACGGACAGGACTTTAAAGAAGCTGCAAAGCTGACTATCCCTGAAGCTCAGAAAGGAGACAGAAACGGAGTAACAGAATATACACTTAGCTTTCCTTCTTCACAAGCCAGGTTTGTGAAGGTGGTTGCACATAACACTAATTCTATCCCTGACTGGCACGGTGGAAAGGGCAAGGCTGCCACAATGTTCATTGACGAGATATCTGCAGAGTAAGTATTTAGCAGAGTTTTAATTAATACAGAGAGCGTTCAATATTTGTTGGGCGCTCTTTTTCGATTTTATCTAATAGATTTACAATTTACACCCGGGTCTCAGGCTGATTTAGACCCGGATGTAAATCAACTTTAGACCCGGGTCTGAATAGCGTTTACACCCGGGTCTAAATAAGAATGTGTTTAATCATTCTTCGGTGAGCTCCTTACTGGTTATTCGTTTTTATTTCTTCTTCCTGATTCTCTCCGTTCTTTATATCATCGTTTGTAATTCCCTTTTTAGCTTTCTTTGTGGCCGATGTTTTCATTGTTCCAAAGCGGTAAGATACACTTATTCTGAAGTCGCGGGCATTGATATAATTTATATTCTTCATAGAAAAAGCCTTGTCATCTGTTGTACTAGTGTATTTCTTTGTTTTCCAGAACGGATCTATGCAAGAGAGTGAAACCGACAGTTTCTTTTGCATAAAGTCTTTGCTGATGGAGACACTGGTGTAATAGAACGCCGACGACTTACCCTGCAGATTAATTCTTGGTGCAAAGTAATTTCCATTCAGATTCAAACGATAGTCATTGGGGAGCGTGTACTGAATAGCTGTATATCCATTGTAGAAGAAACCATTGGTACTAAGTGCTCCAGTGGACTGGGTTGCGTCACTTTTCATGTTTACATAATTAACGCTACCGTTTAATATAATATTCAGATTGGTTGTGGCCTTCCAGTTTCCGTACAGAGAGAAGTTTGTTCGCTGACTGTGGCCAATATTATCATAAGTAGTTCGGCTCACATTAGGTTTCTCGGGATCTATAAAAGTGTAACTCTCTATTCCGTTATTAACAAAGCTGTAGCTTAAACTGACATTGAAATTTAATTTCGGCAAGAATTTACTGTAGTTCAGATTCAAGTTATTGCTCTTCTCAGGATTCAGTTTCGGGTTACCGTAACTAATGTTCTGCGGGTCGGTGTTGTTTACGTACGGATTTAAGTTCCGGATACCCGGACGGCGAATACGCATTGTATAACCAAAACGGATTTGCTCTATCTGGCTCAGCATATAAGAAACAGTAACCGAGGGCACTATGTTAGAATATCTCGTGCTAAAGTTCATATCAGGAGATATACGGTATTTTACATTCTGTGAAGTCCGTTCTCCGCGCAACCCCAGTTTATACTGAAACTTGTTTACCTTGATGTCGTAGCTAAGATATGCCGAATAAATGTTCTGTGTATGCTTAAAATCGCTTGATGGATCAATCACTATTGTATCGTTCTGCCAGCGATCTGTTTCGCTGTTATTCTTGCGAAGGATGTATTTTACGCCCACTTCCAGCTTCTGTCCTTTACTTATGGGACGTGTATAATCTACCTGTGCAGTATGTTCATTTGTTGAGGCCTTATTTACGTTGTACTGAGTGCGTGCCAATATCAATGGTACGGCGCCCGAGAGATTCTCGAGCAAGGTATTGCTTTTGGTATCATTCGGATTATTCTCAAACTTGTAAGAGATAGTCAGCAGTTCATCTTTAAGATGGGTAGAGCGCTGATAATCCACACTCATATCTGTTGAGCCAAATGTTCTGGTAGACCAGCTGTTTCTGTCATAACTGTAAAAAGGAGTACGGTCTGCCGCTTTTACATCCACCTGATAATCTGAAAGGTTGGTCATCTTACCATTAAATCTGTCTACTGAGAGACTGATTAAGTTCAGCGAATCAATCTCATAACTTGCTTCAATAGTACCAAACTGAAAAGGACCTTTGTTCTTTGAACGTCCATTCTGAGTCATGTATTTCTCAGTGCTGCTCATATTATTTGTCCTTTCCAGATAAGAGTCATTGTAAGGCGAATTAAGGTAGTTATAATTGAAATTTCCGGTGATACCAAACTTTCCCTTCTTCAAAGAGACATAAGCCCCGCCACCTGAACGGCCCAGTGCACTGGCATTGCCACGAATCGTTGCAGTGTATCCGTCAAAACCACTCTTGGCAGTTATTATATTAATAATTCCGCCTACACCTTCGGCATCGTACTTGGCGCCAGGATCGGTAATTACTTCCACACTCTTGATGCTATTGGCCGGCATGCTCTTCAGCACATCGCTCGGATTATTACTTATTATATTGGAAGGTTTCCCGTTCAGGTAAATTTTAAAGTCGGATGATCCCTTTAGTTGAATATTGTCTTCATTATCTACTGTAATCATAGGCACTTTCCGAAGCATATCCAAAGTATTGCTTGTCTTAGACTCCGGGTCATTTTCTATGCTGTAAGTCAATTTATCAATATCTACCTTAACTAAAGGTTTCTGTGCCACAACAACAACCTCTTTTAACAGTGCAGAGGTCTCCGCCATATAGATTTTGCCCAGAGAAACTACTTTCTGATTATCGGTAAGAGTAAACCGTTTTACTGCCGGTTTCATGCCGACAAACTGTACCGAGACACTATAACTACCGGGAGAAGCATTAAAAGACGCAGTGAAATTACCGTTATTATCGCTCACCACCACCTTTATAGGATTCTGGGGAAGGCGTGCTAATGCAATACTTAGGGTTGCATATTGTACACTCTGATTGGAAATAGAGTCAACCACCGTTCCTTTAACTGTATAAGCTGATAAAGATTCAGTCTTTCTTGGATTACCCTGTGCAAAGCAACTTAGTACGGAAAACAACAGGAGAAGAAACAAATAAATAGTTTTCATATATCATAGTGTTATGTACTACTAACCACTAATATATAACAGTTAATAGAATGGTTTGTTTTGTCTTTGCTCCTTGCTTTATTTCTTTTTAAAGGTTAGTCTGTTCATTGATAATCTGTGATAAATGGTTCTAAAAAAGATATTTTTAGCTTTAGTCACAAGCTTTGAATAGTGATTACCGGCTATGTTATTATTTGTATGAATATTAAGAACTCTTCCTGTAACTAATAAATTGGTAATAATAGCAAACAAGATGGTGTATATAATTGTTTTTTTTACTAATTTTGCAACTGTAAAGATTGCAGATGAGCTGAATTTTACCCGTATGAAAGAATAATAGGTTAGTAAATCAATAGGGAAATGGAAAAAGGTATAACAAAAAAATCGTTGCTCAAGCTCAATAGATTTGATGCCAGCTGGCGTATGGATACAGAAGGTTATCGTCGTTTTATGAAACATGTATGCCATTACTTTGACGTATGCAAAAACATCTCGGAACTGATATCAGGAAAAGTTCTATATGCTGAAATTGACGAAGAAGATTTAGTGGCCGTTTGTTTCTTCTTCGGAGCTTTTAAACCAGATAATGATACATTAATGTTAACCGAATATTCTCCTCCTGCGTTTGAAATGTCTTGGGGAAACTCTTTTATTCTTCGTGTCTGTGTAGAAAACGAAGAGAATGGTTTACACTTTGTTCCTATACGGATGTCAATTAAATAACTTTTCTTTCTATTCCAGCTTTTGAAGACAGCTTCTAAAATTTGTATTATTGCTATTAAGCAATAAACATTTTTTCTTTTGCGGCTAAGGCCGCATCTTTTTTAAATAATCATATAAAGTTTATTACTTTGTTTCATTATATACAATATATTACATATATTTGTAAGATATTATCAAAGATATAAATACGTGAAAGAATTTACAACGATGGTGGAATATGCAATCAAAGCACCATCAGGACATAACACACAACCATGGAAGTTTAAGATAGCTGATGAAGCTATTGAGGTTTATCCAGACTTTAGCCGTTCATTACCAGTAGCTGATAACGATCATAGAGCATTATATATAAGTGTGGGTGCTGCAACGGAAAATCTTTGCATAGCTGCCCATGAATTGGGTTATGAGTCGTATGTAAGTATTCTTACTGATGATGAGGGTAAATATTATGTTCATATTGATCTGCAGGTGGTGGAGAAGCTGTACACTGATCCCCTTTTTATGCAGATACCTAAAAGACAGACAAACCGAAAGGTGTACACAGGCTGGCATTTAGCTGATGATACAATCGAAGTGTTGAAAAGAGTTTCGCTTGAGAATGATGTTCATACTTACTTTTATAAGAATGGTGAAGAAGAATTCAACCAGCTCAGAGAATTCGTTTATCGGGGGAATGAGATTCTGATGAATAATAACGATTTTAAGGACGAATTAATAAAATGGTCTCGCTTGAAAAAGAAACAGGTGGTAGTGAATAGAGATGGGCTCACTTATGCAGCAATGGATTCACTTTCTGTGCCGGAATGGATAAGGAAACCGATTCTAAAGCTACAGTTAAATACTAAGACCCAAAATAAACTGGATCAAAAAAAGATAGATTCTTCATCTCACCTGGTACTTTTTACTACAAGCAACAATACTCCTGAGGGGTGGATTGCCATGGGACGCTCTTTGGAACGTTTTCTTCTTGAAACTACACTACTGGGAGTGGCCGATGCTTTCTTAAATCAGCCTTGTAAAATAAATGTTCTGGCTGAAGAGATGAGGACTAAGTTAGATATAAACGGAGAATATCCCACATTGCTAATGCGCATAGGGCATGCCTCACCTATGCCATACTCACCAAGAAAAGAGATTAATGAGGTAACAATTATGCAGAACTAATTTGATTTGATAATTCTAATTAATACATTTGT
This genomic interval from uncultured Bacteroides sp. contains the following:
- a CDS encoding L-rhamnose mutarotase, which produces METKETGYRVQEYNGPIKRYCQTLDLKDDPELIAEYRKRHSEAEAWPEIRNGIKEVGILEMEIYILDTRLFMIVETPLDFDWDSAMNKLAALPLQAEWEEYMSIFQVSEPGASSAEKWKLMDRMFHLYNI
- a CDS encoding protein-L-isoaspartate(D-aspartate) O-methyltransferase, whose protein sequence is MIKEQIEFRGIRNKALLCALEKIPRHLFVPSEFCEYAYSDQALPSYCGQTISQPYIVAKMTELLSLKKTDRVLEIGTGTGYQTAILAELAGEVYTMEIIPELYEIAKANPVIQMYNNIHFILDDGYNGYEAAAPFNAIIVTAAPPYIPEILIEQLSPGGKMVIPVGVSEQTLYLLTKDINRKVIMFPLIGVQFVPMKRKK
- a CDS encoding AraC family transcriptional regulator; this encodes MSKEKECLNFTLLNIGHAVHNADWNWSNVSSPFTRLYWVEGGSAKIVLPEGTYNLTPGHLYLIPSFTLHSYVCDGYFSLYYIHIYEEQTDTLSIIEQLNMPVEVEAASVDVQLVKRLLEINPDRELKRYDPSFYDNSQTLMKNISENAQLPYYLIIETKGILQQLFSRFLKMAELRIEVTDNRILKALRYIRKNIDKTININQLSGLCFLTDDHFIRLFKKEMKCTPTQYINQKKIERAQVMLIIDDLPIKEIAYNLSFDNISYFNKLFKSLTGLTPGEYKKGLHV
- a CDS encoding beta-galactosidase, with translation MKKVYIVGGLLAACCLYGTNVSVAAVGNDNLHGVSQLNVGRPGKYLVKVPQGRQMDGNVFHLGTAVNPEGNSVTFNSQCMLLNGKPVLPVMGEFHFSRYPEAEWRNELLKMKAGGINILATYVFWIHHEEVEGKYNWAGQHDLHRFVELCNELGLYVVLRVGPWCHGEVRNGGFPEWLVNGGFKLREDNPQYLGKLRNWYDHIFEQVKGMMWKDGGPVIGVQLENEYGGRWEHLMTLKKMVREIGFDVPLYTRTGWPKLSTPATFGEIIPLYGDYPDGFWDRSLKEMPGDYGKSYIFRSFRGSTVIATEQLPKQSDKDDRGDLAYPYLTCELGGGMMPSYHRRISIAPMDVYSMALVRVGSGSNLPGYYMYHGGTNPEGELSTLNEKQASSHTYWNDLPVKSYDFQAPLGEFGQMNGQYHLLRRLHLFLHDFGSELATMESAFPANAPTDFKTDSVLRWCVRSNGRSGYVFVNNYHRLKPLTPKEGVQFDVDMPDGRLTFPSAPVTVPSDCSFFWPFNMKLNGASLVYATAQPIAKLTDGKELTVVFAKSEGIPAEFAFAGKGVTIVSSSVKAKRAGGRICFADVKCGTGAAIRLRDASGTTINVVVLSDAASLTCWKAKLAGKDRLFISVAGLTCDGNRLQLDTRTTDKASVDVYPAPKKLSMNGTQLNGTSDGLFTRYDIKQPDVKTLTLSLELKRKAGVARKIEMGKAKVAMQPEDSDFEKGAAVWSVKLPEQINPQRDLYLRIPYVGDVARIYLDGKLLTDNFYNGKPFELGLKRYAPDIYSKELTISILPLSKDAPIYLPKSAWPDFKGAESIVTLPKVDVYEKQQIVLVAE
- a CDS encoding alpha-L-fucosidase → MKNILFITLFTAFFGQTSFAQDNSQSASTAKEPMQTGKFQPTWESLKQYEVPEWYRNAKFGIWAHWGPQCQPEDGDWYGRGMYEEGSGQYKSHLQKYGHPSKFGFKDIIHEWKAENWDPEKLVKLYKRAGAQYFFAMGNHHDNFDLWDSKYHNWNSTQIGPKKNILDGWTKAARHNGLPFGVSIHASHAWTWYETSQGADKQGPLAGVPYDGKLTKKDGKGQWWDGLDPQELYAQNHELSSKNQNPGAIHSQWEWADGASVPSKEYCDNFYDRTVDMINKYHPDLLYFDDTALPLWPISDAGLRIAAHYYNSNMKRNKGKLNAVIFGKILTDEQKECLVWDVERGAPDKMQEKPWQTCTCIGSWHYNRSIYDNNRYKSAKSVIQMLADIVSKNGNLLLNIPVRGDGTIDDKEVAVLEGIAGWMDINKESIFGTRPWTTFGEGPDAEKKNPMNAQGFNEGKNKYTAEDIRFTEKDGTLYAIVMEWPENGKIVIKSLAAGSPNYEKEIKKVQLLGSRKASFTRDNTGLIVAIPEQKPNNMPLVLKINN